Proteins encoded together in one Lathyrus oleraceus cultivar Zhongwan6 chromosome 5, CAAS_Psat_ZW6_1.0, whole genome shotgun sequence window:
- the LOC127078824 gene encoding zinc finger BED domain-containing protein RICESLEEPER 1: protein MAKSVKKCLNGWELNRVLSVTVDNASSNDVGFQHLKRWLHSQNGIVLNGEYLHTPVRYVRRTPSRFQRFKKCIDHETIGYKGYVGRDCETQWNSTYLMLKGALKHNKTFTELEFRDQKYFNEMSKDKGVPRPEDWEHVELILPFLQIFHEATERISGSSYVTSNTYMLEVFGVGRSILNMCNSEDQKLVVWMATRIYDTSDVEYLKTKLGSYLKSIFDEYSGRTVSRLGSSVNLSGGFNAINDLYHCAEFYQSDECSTSETELQKYIQEEVENRPPNFDVLEWWKNYILRQMPEVAHPLCQLLMIEGKIY, encoded by the exons ATGGCCAAATCAGTTAAGAAGTGCTTAAATGGTTGGGAACTAAATCGTGTGCTTAGTGTTACCGTGGACAATGCATCTTCAAATGACGTTGGATTTCAACATCTCAAAAGATGGCTTCACTCTCAAAATGGCATAGTTTTGAATGGAGAATACCTTCATACAC CGGTGAGGTATGTGAGGCGTACTCCTTCGAGGTTTCAGAGATTTAAGAAATGTATTGATCATGAAACAATTGGATATAAAGGTTATGTTGGGAGAGATTGTGAGACTCAGTGGAACTCAACATATCTAATGTTAAAGGGTGCATTAAAACATAATAAGACCTTTACAGAGTTAGAATTCAGAGATCAGAAATATTTTAATGAAATGAGTAAGGACAAAGGAGTGCCTAGACCGGAAGATTGGGAGCATGTTGAGTTAATCCTTCCATTTCTACAGATATTTCATGAAGCTACAGAGCGTATTTCAGGATCTTCTTATGTGACAAGCAACACGTATATGCTTGAGGTTTTTGGTGTTGGAAGAAGCATTCTGAACATGTGTAATTCGGAAGATCAAAAG CTTGTGGTATGGATGGCAACTAGGATTTATGATACTAGTGATGTAGAATATTTGAAAACCAAACTGGGTTCATATTTGAAGTCTATTTTTGATGAATACTCTGGTAGGACAGTGTCTCGTCTAGGTAGTTCAGTTAACCTATCAGGTGGTTTTAATGCAATTAATGATTTGTACCATTGTGCTGAATTCTACCAATCAGATGAGTGCAGCACATCAGAGACAGAATTACAGAAGTATATTCAAGAAGAAGTAGAAAACCGTCCTCCAAATTTTGATGTTCTAGAGTGGTGGAAG AACTATATTCTACGCCAGATGCCGGAAGTTGCTCATCCTTTGTGTCAGTTGTTGATGATTGAGGGTAAGATATACTGA